In the genome of Hallerella porci, one region contains:
- a CDS encoding hybrid sensor histidine kinase/response regulator, whose product MVAKTPKRLQGKFTINNQNPNEEHMLIAIRDITEIERERSEISTTMRKNITIKSSIDIQTKFVCCDTVKIKEVFLNLMSNAIKYTPEGGTVLIDTKEIPSHLEGYAIIQTTISDSGIGMSPEFLKVIFDEFSREHHSEKNRIEGTGLGMSIVKHLVNLMNGSIDVKSELGKGTSFIVTLPHRKAHESDIHQIVKSEISKDLFQGKKILLAEDNDLNAEITVELLKEYGFEFERARDGVECVDMLLKSKPHEFDFILMDIQMPNMDGYKATKLIRNFKDEKRNIPIFAMTANAFEEDKKNALKVGMNAHFAKPLQVLEMVNTMKDFLKEKV is encoded by the coding sequence GTGGTTGCGAAAACGCCAAAACGCTTGCAAGGAAAATTCACAATCAACAATCAAAATCCAAACGAAGAACACATGCTCATTGCGATTCGCGATATTACAGAAATTGAACGCGAACGCTCGGAAATCAGCACGACGATGCGGAAAAATATCACGATAAAAAGTTCTATCGATATTCAGACAAAATTTGTGTGTTGCGATACGGTAAAAATTAAAGAAGTCTTTTTGAATTTAATGTCGAACGCCATCAAATACACGCCCGAAGGCGGCACCGTTTTGATTGACACCAAAGAAATTCCTTCGCATCTCGAAGGCTATGCGATTATTCAGACGACGATTTCGGATTCTGGAATTGGCATGAGCCCTGAATTTTTGAAAGTGATTTTCGATGAATTTTCGCGCGAGCATCATTCGGAAAAAAATCGCATCGAAGGCACAGGCCTTGGCATGTCGATTGTAAAACATTTGGTGAATTTAATGAATGGTTCAATCGATGTGAAAAGTGAACTTGGAAAAGGCACTTCGTTTATCGTTACGCTCCCGCACAGAAAGGCGCACGAAAGCGATATTCATCAAATTGTGAAAAGCGAAATTTCAAAAGATTTATTTCAAGGCAAAAAAATTTTACTCGCCGAAGATAATGATTTAAATGCCGAAATTACGGTGGAACTTTTGAAAGAATATGGATTTGAATTTGAGCGCGCACGCGATGGCGTTGAATGTGTGGATATGCTTTTAAAATCAAAACCGCACGAATTTGATTTCATTTTGATGGACATTCAAATGCCCAATATGGATGGTTACAAAGCAACGAAATTGATTCGAAATTTCAAAGATGAAAAACGAAATATTCCGATTTTTGCGATGACTGCAAACGCTTTTGAAGAAGACAAAAAGAATGCTTTGAAAGTCGGCATGAATGCACATTTTGCAAAACCGTTGCAGGTCTTAGAAATGGTAAACACGATGAAAGATTTTTTGAAAGAAAAGGTTTGA
- a CDS encoding ATP-binding protein yields the protein MDALSWNEIEKSMQFSRIGTWKIEIAPDAAPRFYADDIMDELIGVPQGISPEGRFTFHRAHIHPGDLQLFLDYSNKLVSERAEIVYRYQHPTLGEMFVRCGGKRDENVQNCICLYGTHQDISDSIRMEKSKLAEQRLAEQNRLLRREKEQQEEESRARSTFLFNMSHDLRTPMNAIIGYANLMEHHFEKRELIADYLQKLQKASSFMLDLLNSILEMSRIENGKETLHLAPTNFDKIIHTLDIVMESALKEKKLHYQKEISITHKNIVCDSLKVREIFLNILSNAVKYTPEGGNILWHLEELPTEKANAAKFSATICDNGIGISSEYLPHLFEPFSREHNSSESGISGTGLGLPIVKFLVDSMDGEISVESESGKGSKITVTLIFPIAKEKSSEKNRNEHDLKSLAGKRILLAEDNELNAEIALTLLHNLGFCTELAKDGKIALDMLQEKPVGYYDLILMDIQMPNMNGYKATECIRHLQDERARIPIIAMTANAFDEDREASLAAGMNAHLAKPIDVEKLIKTIGEVLA from the coding sequence ATGGATGCATTATCGTGGAACGAAATTGAAAAATCGATGCAATTTTCACGAATCGGTACATGGAAAATTGAAATTGCACCCGATGCTGCTCCGCGTTTCTATGCCGATGACATTATGGATGAACTCATTGGCGTTCCCCAAGGAATTTCTCCCGAAGGACGTTTTACATTTCACCGCGCTCACATTCATCCCGGCGATTTGCAACTCTTTTTAGATTACTCCAATAAACTCGTTTCCGAACGTGCAGAAATTGTTTATCGTTATCAGCACCCAACTCTCGGCGAAATGTTTGTGCGCTGCGGCGGAAAACGCGATGAAAATGTTCAAAATTGCATTTGCCTTTACGGAACTCACCAAGACATTTCCGATTCCATTCGCATGGAAAAATCAAAACTTGCAGAGCAGCGCCTCGCTGAACAGAACAGACTTCTTCGCAGAGAAAAAGAACAGCAAGAAGAAGAAAGCCGCGCCCGTTCTACATTCTTATTCAATATGAGTCACGATTTGCGGACGCCGATGAATGCGATTATCGGCTACGCCAATTTGATGGAACATCATTTCGAAAAGCGCGAACTCATCGCAGACTATTTGCAAAAATTGCAGAAAGCAAGTTCGTTTATGCTCGACCTTTTAAATAGCATTCTCGAAATGAGCCGCATCGAAAATGGCAAAGAAACGCTGCACTTAGCGCCGACAAATTTTGACAAAATCATTCACACGTTAGATATTGTGATGGAAAGTGCGTTAAAAGAAAAGAAGTTGCATTATCAAAAAGAAATTTCGATAACGCACAAAAATATCGTCTGCGATTCTTTAAAAGTCCGCGAAATTTTTCTCAACATTTTAAGCAACGCTGTCAAATATACTCCAGAAGGCGGAAATATTCTTTGGCATTTAGAAGAACTTCCGACCGAAAAAGCAAATGCAGCGAAATTTTCTGCGACAATTTGTGACAATGGAATTGGAATCAGTTCCGAATATTTGCCGCATCTTTTTGAACCATTTTCCCGCGAGCACAATTCTTCGGAATCGGGAATTTCGGGAACCGGTCTCGGGCTGCCGATTGTCAAATTCCTCGTCGATTCAATGGACGGAGAAATTTCCGTCGAAAGTGAATCGGGCAAAGGTTCAAAAATTACTGTCACGCTTATCTTCCCGATTGCAAAAGAAAAATCGTCCGAAAAAAATAGAAACGAACACGATTTAAAATCTCTCGCCGGAAAACGCATTCTCCTCGCCGAAGATAACGAGCTCAACGCCGAAATTGCGCTCACCCTTTTACACAATTTAGGCTTCTGCACAGAACTCGCCAAAGACGGAAAAATTGCGCTCGATATGCTCCAAGAAAAACCCGTCGGCTATTACGATTTGATTTTAATGGACATTCAAATGCCGAATATGAACGGCTACAAAGCAACCGAATGCATCCGTCACTTGCAAGATGAACGCGCCCGCATTCCCATCATCGCGATGACCGCAAACGCATTCGACGAAGACCGCGAAGCCTCTCTCGCCGCGGGCATGAACGCGCACTTAGCTAAACCCATCGATGTAGAAAAATTGATCAAAACAATTGGGGAAGTGCTCGCCTAA